TCGCATCTCGATTCCTGTCGATCAGATTCAGATGTTGTCCAAATACGTTGCAAGTGATGGAAAAACGCCAAAAATTAACAAGTTAAATGATGGGCGTTTCCAAAAAACGAAGCAAAAAGTTCAGACCCAGGTGGAGGACATTGCGGATGATTTGATAAAACTTTATGCGGAGCGTAGTCAATTAGAAGGCTTTTCCTATTCCCAAGATGATGAAAATCAAGAGGCTTTTGAACAAGATTTTCCATATATTGAAACAGATGACCAATTACGTTCCATTGAAGAAATCAAAAAAGATATGGAATCGAATCGTCCGATGGACCGATTGCTGGTTGGAGACGTCGGTTTTGGGAAAACAGAGGTCGCTATGCGAGCAGCCTTTAAGGCAGTAAATGATCATAAACAAGTAGCAGTGTTGGTTCCTACCACTGTTCTTGCCCAACAACATTATGCCAATTTTAAGGAGCGTTTTGAATCTTTTGCAGTAGAGGTTGCTGTTTTAAGTCGTTTCCAGAGTAAGGCAGAGCAGAAAGAAACGCTTGAAAAGTTGAAAAAAGGACGAGTGGATATTATTATTGGAACTCACCGGCTCTTGTCCAAAGATGTTGTTTTTTCAGACTTAGGCTTAATCGTGATCGATGAAGAACAACGTTTTGGAGTGAAGCACAAAGAAACCTTGAAAGAATTGAAAAAAAAGGTGGATGTGCTTACCTTGACAGCTACCCCTATACCTCGAACTCTTCATATGTCTATGCTAGGAATTCGAGATTTGTCTGTCATCGAAACACCTCCGACCAATCGGTATCCTGTGCAAACTTTTGTACTAGAGACCAATCCAACCATTATTCGAGATGCTGTGTTGCGGGAGATGGATCGTGGAGGACAGGTCTATTATCTTTACAATAAGGTAGATACAATTGAACAAAAAGTGTCTGAATTAAAAGAGTTGATTCCAGAGGCTTCGATTGGCTTTGTTCATGGCCAGATGAGTGAAGTTCGCCTGGAAAATACCCTGTTGGATTTCATTAATGGCGAATACGATGTCTTAGTGACGACAACCATTATTGAGACAGGTGTGGATATTCCAAATGCCAATACACTCTTTATTGAAAATGCGGATCATATGGGGCTTTCAACGCTTTATCAACTAAGAGGTCGTGTGGGACGAAGCAATCGAATTGCTTATGCTTATTTGATGTATCGTCCAGACAAATCTCTTACAGAAGTGTCTGAAAAACGTTTAGAAGCTATTAAAGGTTTTACTGAGTTGGGTTCTGGATTTAAAATTGCTATGCGAGATTTATCGATCCGTGGAGCAGGGAATATCCTTGGAGCTTCTCAATCTGGTTTCATCGATTCAGTTGGTTTTGAAATGTATTCTCAATTGTTAGAAGAAGCTATTGCTAAGAAACAAGGCCAAGAGCATCGCAGGCAAAAGAGTAATGCAGAGTTGAACCTTCAAATAGATGCGTATTTACCTAATGAATATATTTCAGATCAACGTCAAAAAATTGAAATTTACAAACAAATTCGTGAAATGAATTCTGCGACGGACTATGAATATTTGCAAGATGAATTGATCGATCGTTTTGGAGAATACCCAGATGTTGTGGCCTACCTACTAGAAATTGGTTTAGTGAAAGCTTACTTGGATCAAGTATTTGTCCGTCTTGTTGAGAGAAAACAACAAAAAGTGACAGTGAAATTTGAACCTATTGCCAAACAACTGTTTTTAACACAGGATTATTTCAAAGCTCTGTCAATGACACAGTTAAAGGCACAGATTGCAGAAGAAAAGGGATTGATTGAAGTGATTTTCGATATTCGAAACAAGAAAGATTTTGAAATTTTAGAAGCTCTGAAGCAATTTGGTAAAACCTTATTGGAAATTAAACAAGAAAAAGAAGAGGACTAGCAGTTCTTAGCTCATTTTTCGCATTTTATGTATAAAAAATGATACAATACTATGTTAGAGGTGACAGTATGAGATTAGATAAATATTTAAAAGTTTCTCGCATTATTAAGCGTCGTCCTGTTGCAAAGGAAGTTGCAGATAAAGGGCGAATCAAAGTCAATGGAGTATTAGCCAAAAGTTCAACGGATTTGAAAGTGAATGATCAAATTGAAGTTCGTTTTGGAAATAAAGTATTGACGGTTAAAGTCTTGGAAATGTTGGATAGTACAAAAAAAGAAGATGCATCCAAAATGTACGAAATAATTAGTGAAACAAGGATAGAAGAAGATGCCTAAAAATATCGTTCAAATGAACAATAAATATATCAAAGACGAAAGTCAGCGAAAACGTTTTTTAGAAGAAGAAAGAAAAAAACGCAATCGTTTTCTGGGGCTCGTTTTGATATTAGTCATGTTACTGTTTATTCTTCCAACTTATAATTTAGCCCAGAGCTATCAATCGCTACAAGATAAAAAAGAACAATACAAA
Above is a window of Streptococcus sp. LPB0220 DNA encoding:
- a CDS encoding FtsB family cell division protein, which translates into the protein MPKNIVQMNNKYIKDESQRKRFLEEERKKRNRFLGLVLILVMLLFILPTYNLAQSYQSLQDKKEQYKQLEKEYKETSEQKEYQQDIAKKLKDDDYATKYARAKYSFSKDGEYVYTIPDLLPQ
- a CDS encoding RNA-binding S4 domain-containing protein: MRLDKYLKVSRIIKRRPVAKEVADKGRIKVNGVLAKSSTDLKVNDQIEVRFGNKVLTVKVLEMLDSTKKEDASKMYEIISETRIEEDA
- the mfd gene encoding transcription-repair coupling factor, with amino-acid sequence MNVIDLVSQNSNLLSWQQGLQKNNRELILGLSATTKAIVMASAFDSIEKAVLITSSYNEAERLASDFIALLGEEKVHTFLGDDNPLAEFVFASQERQFARLEALNFLCQEDRQGILVTNVSGIKLLLPSPKVFASSIFQLKVGQEIDLTTLSETLQKIGYQKVSQVLQQGEFSLRGDILDIFEIDQLQPYRIEFFGDEIDGIRIFNPENQRSVENVEEVQLKAVSDLLLQEEDFIRGQQQIEQLQEQSANEEFKSYLAEILGDISQRKLHPDLRKFISFFYEKQYTLFDYLPKHTSVFLDDYQKIADQIARFELDTANLLTEDLHKNRASSRQVYFADTSTTLRKYTPATYFSNFQKGLGNLKFDHLYQFNQYPMQEFFGQFNLLKEEIERYRKSNYTVIVQATSHHNLQQLHKNLEEYGIRLDYIDGDTIIPQASQLVVGGLAHGFQFVDEKIVYITESEIYQKKIKRKIRRQNISNAERLKNYNELEKGDYVVHQVHGIGQYLGIETIEISGVHRDYVSIQYQNGDRISIPVDQIQMLSKYVASDGKTPKINKLNDGRFQKTKQKVQTQVEDIADDLIKLYAERSQLEGFSYSQDDENQEAFEQDFPYIETDDQLRSIEEIKKDMESNRPMDRLLVGDVGFGKTEVAMRAAFKAVNDHKQVAVLVPTTVLAQQHYANFKERFESFAVEVAVLSRFQSKAEQKETLEKLKKGRVDIIIGTHRLLSKDVVFSDLGLIVIDEEQRFGVKHKETLKELKKKVDVLTLTATPIPRTLHMSMLGIRDLSVIETPPTNRYPVQTFVLETNPTIIRDAVLREMDRGGQVYYLYNKVDTIEQKVSELKELIPEASIGFVHGQMSEVRLENTLLDFINGEYDVLVTTTIIETGVDIPNANTLFIENADHMGLSTLYQLRGRVGRSNRIAYAYLMYRPDKSLTEVSEKRLEAIKGFTELGSGFKIAMRDLSIRGAGNILGASQSGFIDSVGFEMYSQLLEEAIAKKQGQEHRRQKSNAELNLQIDAYLPNEYISDQRQKIEIYKQIREMNSATDYEYLQDELIDRFGEYPDVVAYLLEIGLVKAYLDQVFVRLVERKQQKVTVKFEPIAKQLFLTQDYFKALSMTQLKAQIAEEKGLIEVIFDIRNKKDFEILEALKQFGKTLLEIKQEKEED